The following DNA comes from Miscanthus floridulus cultivar M001 chromosome 5, ASM1932011v1, whole genome shotgun sequence.
tgctgctgctgctcgtcgcGTCGTCCCTCGTCGGCACGTCGCGTGGCAGGGAGGCCCAGCCGTTgcccgtggcggcggcggcggcggccacggtcCTCGGCAGCAGGCGGGCGCCGGAGCGGCACGGGCTAGCGCTGGACTTCTACGCCAAGACGTGCCCCGCGGTCGACCAGATCGTCGCCAACGTCACCGCCGCCCGGTACAGGGACTTCCCCGCCGCCGGACCCGCCGTGCTCCGCCTCTTCCACCACGACTGCTTCGTCGAAGTACGTAACAACCGATCGATGCGCTCATACAGTACCACCCCGAGTTTAGTTACAAGCAAGAACTGAACAATTGGTTGTAAATTATTGCATTATTATGTTCGTTGGTGTCCTGCCGATTTTGATGCGAATGCACACAAACGCATGCACGCAGGGCTGTGACGCGTCCATTTTGATCGCGCCGACGGCGTCCGACGCGGCAGGCGCGGCACCCAGGGTGGAGCGCGACATGGAGGAGAACAGGAACCTGCCGCAGGAGGCGTTCGACACGGTGGAGCTTGCCAAGGCCGCCGCGGAGAGCAAGTGCCCCGGCATCGTCTCCTGCGCCGACGTCCTCGCCCTCGCCGCCCGAGACTACGTCCAGCTGGTACGTACCTACCGCAACACAAGCTAACTAGCTCGTTCATCTTCCCAGTCTTCGTTCTCTCTGGCTTGATTCACACACGAAGAACACGGGGGGTCGAGTTTAGTGGTGCGACCAGAGCAACAGGAGCGGGGTCGAAACGAAACTGTGCTTTGCATTGAGCACAGCACTATGCGGCCGAAAGCACGAGCAGAGCCTTGGGTTTCAGCGAGAGATCAAAAGCGATGTGACTCTAGTGCAGCATCGCGTTTGCAACCAAAACCCAACTGACAGTTAAAAAAGTTGGTAGGGGTACGGTACCCTACACTGGCAAGTCAGGACCAAAGAGAGGCAAAGCCCGGGGACGGGGAAGAAAAGGTTTTaccttttttatataaaagaaaaggTTTTACCTGCTTTAATTTGGATTGCTTTTGCACTGCATGCGGGGGGAAAAAAGGCGCAACCGCACGTCGTGCCCATGGCCGGCATGTGAACGTCGTTTGGAACAGGGCGGTGTTAGGTTAGTTAGCTTAGCTTAGCTTAAGCAGGCCAGGCTAGGGCGGTGATGATGATTACGTGACCGTAAATAAAGAGAAACAAACCGCGTTATCATTTCAGGTTTTGCGATCAATTGCTCTATTGATCATCGtagtagtggaagtagtagtacaagtgctccgagtgAACTGTTTCTGCTAATTATGGTGGGTCAGTAGGGCTGCAAGGCCTGCAAGCAGTGTGGCCGCCCGTGGCCCGTGCAGACACGAGTAGCAGTAGGTTTTAATTGTTTTGTTTAAACGTTTGCTTCTGAGATTAGCACCATTATCGCCCAATCAGTGGCTTTTAATTCACGTCACGTAGGACGAACCACGGCAATTTTTAACCGACTCGATTGATGGATCGGACTAGCTAGTCTGAACTGTTTCTGATTTATATTGTCTGTACGATTTCCTAATGTAGCTAGGGAGACAGCGTGACAGCCTCAACGGCTAACACCAGTTGAGCTATAAGCTAAGCTCGGGGATTCGCACTCCGTGCTTGGATCTTATGGCCACAAAGCACCAAAGTTTGCCTCGTGTCAAGACTCTAGACCAGCTGATTTGGTGCTGCAATGAGAGTAATTTAGGGCCACATGGGGCGTGTTTTATAAGTGCGTCAGGTGACACTTGACAGGTGGTCGTAAGTGCATCGTCCATCACAGCCTCTGAGCGAGTCAAGTGTCGTGTTCTTCCCTTTCCCGCAGAAGTCAAGCGTCCAACCTGTCCCTCGCTTTGTTGCGTAGTACCACGGTCGCCCATCTTTGGATCACCTCGTGCATCTTTCCGGACCACGCTGCCTTTTTTTTTATATAACCAACCACGCTGCCTAGGTAGAAACGGCCCAATCATACAGCTAAGTCCACGGCTCATAATTTTTGTTCAATATTTTAAAGGTTTTTGGAATTTTAAAgctttatttttttagaaaaatagtCGGCCTTCATTATATATTAGCATAAGAAGTACATACTCCGTCAGGAGGTGAAACAAGCCAAACATATCTTCCTACCAAAATATTAACATAGCTCCTAACTAGATAATGCGCATAAAAAATTGGAGCTTCTTCCTTCATGGACGAACTCCACTCTTGTGAATCCATCCTTCCTCCTCTTGATGTCCTAAATGATAGGGCCATGCGTCCCAAAACCTTGTCCATGGATGGAACAACTTTAttcagttttttttatttttattttcagcCTATATAAGCATTTGGTTGAGAAACTCTCTGAGGGCCCTAGTAGAGGATTGGGCCCAACCCAACAATAATAGCCCATCGCATACAGTATGACCCAACCTTTTTGTTTGCGCAGGCAGGTGGGCCGTATTACGCGGTGAAGAAGGGACGGAAGGACAGCAAGGTGTCCCTGGCCGGGAAGGTCCGCGGCAGCCTCCCGCGGGCCAACTCCACGGTGGACGAGCTCCTCCGCGTGTTCGCGGGCAAGGGCCTGGGCGCGGCGGACCTGGTGGCGCTGTCCGGCGCGCACACCGTCGGGTTCGCGCACTGCGTCTACGTGCTGGGCCGCATCTACGACTTCCGCGGCACGCGGCGGCCGGACCCGCTGATGGACGCCCGCCTCGTGAAGGCGCTCCGGATGTCGTGCCCGTCGTCGGGCGGCAGCGCCCGCGTCGTGGTGCCCTTCGACGTGAGCACGCCGTTCCAGTTCGACCACGCCTACTACGGCAACCTGCAGGCCAGGCTGGGCCTGCTGGGCTCCGACCAGGCGCTGTTCCTGGACGCGCGGACCAGGCCGCTCGTGCAGGACCTCGCCGCCAACAAGACCCGCTTCTTCCAGGCGTTCGTGGCCAGCATGGACCGGATGGGCTCCATCCGGATCAAGAAGGGAAGGAAAGGGGAGGTCAGGAAAGTCTGTAGCCAGCACCTGTTTTCAGCCTGATCTGCAGCATGTATTCGTACGTACGTCGTCGGTCGGTGTCAGTTGATCAGCATGGCAGCATATACAGGGAACTCGTAAAAGATAGCTCGTTCGTGGTTACTACGTTTGGGGCGTGTCGTTGCGTGATTAGAGCTTACTTACAACAAGCTGTCTTTGATGTATGTCATGTGACAGCAGtttagtgcttgtttagtttccaaccaaattcccaaaaagtgctacagtagccattacatcgaatcttgcgatacttGCATGgggcattaaatgtagacgaaaaaaaactaattgcacagtttagttggaaattgcgagacgaacgttttaagcctaattagtccacgattgaacactaattgtcaaataaaaacgaaaatactacggtagtcaaattctcaaaattcgcgaactaaacacgcacttaGTTTAGAGAAGAGTAGCTTGACCATCAGTTTTTCGGTCGTGTGTGTTTGTGCAGGAAAGTGTGTATGCATGCAGGTATAGGTACCAGTGCTCCAGTTGGCCctggtttagttcgcgaaatttggaatttggggttactgtagcaccttcgtttttatttggcaaatagtatccaaacattgactaattaggcttaaaacgttcgtctcgcaattttccaccaaactgtgcaattagtttttcttttcgtctacatttaatgctccatacatgggccgcaaacattcgatgtgacaggtactgtagcaactttttggaatttgggggtgaaCTAAACCAGGCGTTGCTTTCCCAGTCCTGTCGTgagctctccctctcctcttggTCACCTGGGGTGTGTTCGTTTGGGCGTGCCTGTGAATTTGTACGAGCACGCTGCACGCCCGCTACGCTAGTGTGTCTGTGTGCCATTACATTTGTTTGATTGGGACTGCAGgatgcagagcagagcagagtagGCATGCAATGATCTCTTACCAGGCTTGAGCGAATCAATCGATGCTAGGTTCTGATCCTTCAATATCTAGTTGGGTCTTGCGACGGTACCAGCCGTGTTTAAATCCGGTAGCTAAAATTTAAAGTATCACATTGATGTCGTATGGACGTGTCACGTTGAGTGtttgatagtaataataaaataaattatacaaGTTCTTAGTAATctgcgagataaatttattaagcttaattaaccTGTCATTAGCACgtgtttactatagcaccatattatcaaatcatggactaattaggcttaaaaattcgtctcacaaattagtctcaatctatgcatttagtttcgtaattagtctatatttaatactccatatatgtgttcaaacatccgatgtgatagagGCTAAGGTTTAGGAGGGGGAAAATAAACACAGCCTAGATGTAACGTGTCATACGGAGTGTCTCTGCATCGATAAATACCTAAGGCGTGTTTGCTATGCGTCCTGGCATACGCGGGCCACGGAGATAATCCTAGTCCCAGGCGTCCAAAATCAGACATTTTGGAGTGTTGCCTGGTCCAAGCAGTTTAGTTTCGTCCATGAcccctactccctccatcccaaaaacaCTCTGTATAGGTTTGTGTCCATCAAACTTTattaaatttgactatatttatagaaaatattagcaacatttgtatctccacaagtttattatgaaaatatattcaatgatttaTCTAATAATATCAATTATATGcactataaatattgatattttcttatatatatttggtcaaaatttaaaatatttgacttcttTGAAATGAAAATAAGCTCTttgtgggatggagggagtattcccTTCGTCCCAAAAAAGAATTAGCTATCCCAAATTTGTTGTCCAAGTTCATACATAGAACTATACAATATTTTTATGGTAAAGGCTACTAGCAATCCTCAAACTTGTTCGACTGTATCATCCCGGTCCCTGTATGCACAAATCATCCCTATCTCATTAGCTATCCCAACCGGCAACAAACTGATTGCAAAAGTTCACTTTTGCCCTCCCACCTACTTATACCAATATGCCATACCAATAACAAATAGAAAATAAGAATCATTATAGACGAAACCATTAACCCATCCACCTTTTAGCTAGCTAGGGTATGCAAACAACACCCAATTAATAGGTAACTGTCTAATATTTAGTTGTGAACTAGAAGCCATAACACATAATaggtatattataaaaatatatttcatgacaaATCTAACGACACTTACACTACTACAAGAAACCTTTGTAAAGGTGGTCAAAATCTATTTGAAGAGGTGTCTACTTCACCTATCTCTATCTGTGTGTCGATATCTAGAGGTGTCTCTCTAACCGCCCCTGGAACGCCCCTAGAGATCGATCCTAGGGGCGGTCTGAATTCTAGCCACCTCTATAAATGGTTTTACAAAATTTGCaaatgaagcaaaaaaaaaatagaattttGAACTCCGTGAGAAGTCCACCAGGCAACCTCACAGCCGTGCATTACGAATTACAAGTGTTTATTCTCAAATTCACGAAAAGAATCACATAGAAATGAGCTCACCTAGAGATCTAATTGTCGTGCCTGCACTCTATTAATTGTCCCTTGTATAGCCACTTGGGTGTCATGTGCATCTAAATGAGTGATGTCCTCGTTAGGTTGTTGACACCTAGTTCTTGTTTTGGGTTGAACTAAATGCCACGAGGTAAGAGGGAATAAGGGGGCTAGAAAAGGTCCATATTACCTTGTTTGCCCAAGTGGAGTGGTGTTGGGGTTGTAACCCGGGAGTGTCTCAAGGCATCGACTAGTTAACAGGCCACGTGGCCCGCAACACAATGGCTAACGAAGGCCCAAACGGCCGAGGCCTAGTGAAAGCCGAGCAAAGCGCGCCAGGTGCCAAGGCCAAGGTCATCCCTAACATTTTCCCCCACCTTAGCACACAGCGCTCGCAAGAGCACGACCTCTCCCCGTCATGACCCCTAGGAGGGATGGGGGGAGGTCGAGCATAGCTAGGCAtgcctgctctgacaagagcaagcatgCTGCATTGACCCCGCAACGACCGAGGGGACAACAGTTACCTTGGTCCGGTCAGACACCATCCTTGTGCCATGCCACACCGACGAGACAACACCGTACCACGATGGCAATGGGTACAATACCCATCGTCCAAATACGGGCTGACTAGACGCTTgtatgatcccacccactatgggatgggatccacgacaagagactCGACGAAAGGGCCATCCAGACCGAAAGAGTGCCCAGACCCTGCAGATAGGGATCGTGGCCCTCGGCCCCACGAAGCGACCAAGCGGACGGTGACCTAGGGCAGCTACCTAGTTTGGGTACGACGCCCCTGAGAACCAAGAGATGATGATGAAGGCCACGACAGACACCATATTGAATAGGATAGCTGACCAACCGCCATCGAGGCTACAGTGCTGCCAGGGCTGGCATGGTAGCGCCATGTCACATCTTGCCGCAACATGGCCTGAAGACCATGACGATAGTCATGACCGGACGTGCGCcagaagacggcgtagcttgcaagccaagttagctaggaccttcctcaggctcatgacccttcgaTTGGGACAACCTTCTCTTTGTATGAGCTctagccccgaactctatataaggacctCTAGGGCAAGATGATTCACATCttctaccattccattcatttaccattgtagtagggctcctagagcttctcttcagGTAGCCCTTCGCCTAGCATAGATCCTTtcacctctttcaccattcttgcaccctcattgtaagaactttagaccATTGAAGAGAGGAACACGCACttaatcatctctgagactggatgtagggctccgacctgaaccagtataaatcctcatgtctatgGGATCCTACCATCATCTATGAGTTCATCAGCATCAAAGGGCCAGCACCCATGTTCACCTACGActatgtcccaaacccctgccATGGAAATCCGGGACACGTAGCCCACAACAGACACCCTCTCGGAACTGCCTCCGATGGcagcatcctagagttcacctaccTAGAGGTGCCAGTGCCCTTGCTCACCACCGGTCGTAGCTAGGCCTCCCATTCGGGAAACTAGAGGTCCACGGCTCGCAACGAACTCACCTAGGGAATGGCCTTAACCGGCCACATACTTTTGGGGAACCACGCGGTTAACTGCACCAAAGGCCCGATGCCCACATCCGCCCTCTGTTGCGAGCTGGACCTCTGTCCCGTAGGTCTAGATCCCACGGTCAATGGCGGACACACTCTCGGAACTgccctcgggggctacatctTGGAGTGCACCCGCGTAAGGGGCCTAGTGCCCTCTCTCACTTCTAGCCACAGCCGAGACTTCCACCCGAGAAGCCAGACGACCATGGCTCATGGTGATCTCATCCATGGAATGGCCTGTGATGGCCACATCCTTTTAGGGAACCACGAGGTCACCCAAACCGATAGGGCAATGCTCGTCATCCGCTCATACCCTGTCTAAACTTGCCGCATAGTAGAACTAGACCCTACAACAGAATCACGCCCTAGGCAGTGTCACCACCAGTGAAACGCAATGAACCATGGCGCACACTAACAACAAAACTACCCACCACCATGTGGCGTCGCCTTTAGTGGTCAAGCAGCTAACCAGCATCGTGCCACACAAGGTCAAGCCGGGGACCAGGATCCAACCCTACATAGAAGGAAAGAAGTACAACACGACTCCATGGGCTGCCACCTGTTGCATGGAGGCACGTGCATCTAAGGAAGCAGGCTCCCTGAGCGCGCCGAACATTACGACGAGCGGACTGGACCGTGCTACGTTCAAAGCCAGCCCCTGCAGCAACAGGTCATGACATCACCATGTTGGGAGTGGCAACCGCACATAGAGCCGGACACCCAATGACAATGACATCATTACACCAAGAGGACTCAGGCACCAGTATGTACAAGCCCTCCCAGCCTAAAGCTATAACAAGCCAGACGCGAGAGGCCATCCTCGGGGGCTTGCAGGCCCACCGGGGATATTGAGCCGGCAAGGAACGGACCAAGGCTACCCGAGGGGTCAATCCTTGCTAGCTGTGACCCCTTAGAGTGGTGGAGAAGCGACCTCATCAGCTTGTAGCCCGGGGACTACGATCGCTCTGCCATAAAGCAAACGCTCGGGGGCTCGACACGCCCCGAGCTACGGCAACCAGATCATCGATGACTTCTGGTACATCGGTCAGTCACACCCACTCTAACCTTAGTCTCACTACCCAAGCATGTCCACATACATATATAGGCTCACCAACAGCTGTGAAAACTTAGGGCCAACCCATAGAGCAAACCAGGCAGCATAAAGCCCATGCATTGTATCCTACTAGCGCTCAACTCTCGAATGACTCAATCCAACTTGTGCTCGTAGCCGAACATGACTCACTTACGAGGGCTACACACATGGGCACACACACATGGCCCAAGGCGCAACACTATTTGTCATCATCCCAGCGACCAATAATCTTTTCTAACGGCACCCCTTGCCGCGATGAGCCGATGACCTGAGCCTTAGTTTCTCGATTTGCACGAGCCTGAAGAGGAACAGGGAACCCGCTCATTCAAGGCAAAGGGAATGAAAGGAAAGAGATCATGAGCCACCCACTCACCTTCTTCTCGCATCAAGCCAGATCTGTGACCTACCCTCGAGGCCACGTTGCTCTAACAAACCACACATCTTCCTAGCCCCGTGGGCCAGCCCCTAGGCTAGAATATGCGCCTATGAGCATGTGACCAAAGGAAAGAAGCACATTCCATTTTGAGCGAAAAGGAAAACGAAGGGGCAGCCAAATGGCAAAGAGAATGCGCCAATCACACATCATTCACACGAAACCCAAGCAAGTTTGTTACAAAAAGGGCACATATACAAAACTCTGGCCAGTTATACATAGAGACCCCTATACGTCGAAAGCTTGAAACTAGAGGCAAACCGTGGTGGCCGACACTTTGCTCGCAAGGACTTCTATGCCATAAGTAGCAGAATTGCCAATGGCAAGGAGCTCATCATCGGACTTCTTCAACGAATATCCTTGTCCCATGGCATCATAATCCACGCCATTGTAGTGAGAACCGATCGATGTCAAGGCCACAAGCATGCCGCTATGAATCCTAGCGCACATAAGAGGGTCCACCTGGTGGTGTGCCTTGTCGAGATGGGAGACCGACTAGGCACTCCCTCGACCGATGTCGAGCATGACGTTGCACAGGGCTTGTTCAGAACAAGTCAACGCCATCAGCTCTGTGATATCCTCCCAAGCCACCTGCTTTGCGACCGTCCTCGCCTCTAGATACAAAAGCGCCTTCACGCACAAACCTGAAGCAAGCGGACAAACTGCTATCAAGCACGACCATTGAGCCAAGACCCAACGTGGGCAAAGGGGAACCTACAAGCGCCAGTGGAGCGAAGGCCTTGACATTCAGCTTCAAGGCGCTGATGACCCTGCATGGCCTCGTCTCAGGCAATGTCCACCGCAGTGCATTCCACCTCCTGAACGGCCATTGCCGCCTTAAGGTCGGCCACCGGGCCATCAACAAACCGATCTAAGATCGATCTCGTGCCTTCTATTCTGTAAGCCGCTCCTAGGCTGAGTCAATCCCTCTAATGGCATTGACTAGGCTCTCGTGAAGCCCCACCTGCTCTTCTCGGAAGCCTCTAATTCCTCTTGCAGGTGCTACACTTCTGCCTCTGCTTTAATCAGGCGATCACGATCTACAATGCCCTTTGACTACACCTAGAAAGCTAGACACAAAAATTAGGACTTCTCCACTCAAGCCCTCGTCAACTcctacaaaagaagaaagaaataacCGCGCTGTTTAGTCAAACGATCACCTCGCACGGCGAGCCCAACAGACAAACCAAAGCTATAAGGCTACACCTGTTCGCGGGGTACAACTTCCTCGACCATCAACTGTTGGGCTTTCACACCCAACCCAAAGACCGTGGTGGCCACATTAGCCAGCTCTGATAGAGTCGCAAGGACCCCCACATAGCTCTGCAAGGCACTGCCCCACGTGGCCTGCTTCGCCACGACGTTCACCATAAATAGAGCCTCATGAGAACCCACGAGGTGTGGCCAAATGAAAGGATCCCCGCCAAGACCGACCTCCTCATCTCAAGGAGTCAGGATAGACCCACCGGCTTGGGTGACTATCGTCCCCATGAATGAGGGATCGAATGTAGGTGGTGACCCTTCCTCCTCCTTCGAGACGGCAATCACTCCAATCTCACCAACACCCGACGCCTTCCCCTCGACCAAGCTAGCCGCCGCTCCTACGTTGGAGCAACCCTCATCATCGACTGGTAGACACAAGGTTGCAAGGGGAAGGTGCCGAGCCACTGTGGCTTTGGCCTCACCGCGGCCCGATGAAGGGCCTAAGCGAATAGGTAGGTTCACAAAGCTCGATGGCTTGGCAACTGAGAACCCGGGAAGAACCTCCCTACAACAAAATTTCCTTGAAGGCATAAGAAAAAAGACAACATAGGCCCTGCTGTCAAAAGAAAAGGCAGGCGAGTAACTTACGTTTTGGAGCGAACCAAGAGACTTGTCCCGCCCCTCCCTAGGAGTGGAATCGCAACCGGAGTCATGACACTCGGCGTTGCAAGACCAAAGGCCGACAAGGCACCACCTACCGCGATGGTGGCATCGGCGTCTGATCGCCTGCCAACTCTGGCACCACGATTGGATGACTACAAATCAACCAAAGATGAGCCGAACGAAAGCGAGGATGAAAGGCTCCAGTTACCACTACTAGTGGCACAAGAGCGCTTTGAGCTCGGCCTCCTTAACGGCAACGCAGCCAGACACTTCCAAACAATCCCATCCTCACTCACGGTGCATGCCACACAACCGCCACCGCTCAACCCAGACCCATCTCCAGACCTCCAAGACTCAGCAAGGACACACCGGAGAACCCTGGACTCCTCGTCCATGTCACTCTCTGAACCCTCGCCTCCATCAGCACCACCTTTGCCTAGCAATAGAGCCACGTGCCTTCGATGCTCTAACCTCTCTAATGATTCCCCAACCTAAGGCCGTCTTTGATCACTAGCAATCACCCCCTCCTATGGAATGGCGTCGTCAGCTCCCTCCGGGCAGGGGATGTGGGAAACAAGAGTGGAACAACGGAATAGGTTGTCAGAAGCAAGCCACCTCAGCAATCACCTGGCAAGCTACGAACAAGGAGAAAATGCAAGGAAGGGCGACTCACCAGGTTAGGGCGACGGCTCACCGAACACACCACGATGGCACACTCGGTCGAGACCATGACCCCTGTGCCAACCAGCCCAGCCATCTGCTCTACAATCACATCGTCTTCAAGCTCCTTTGTGGCTTCATGAGTTAGGTCTTCAGCTCCGACGTAATCACACAGCAGATGAGCCCATCACTTCAGCAGGAGAACACATCACTCAACCATGACCTGAAGGACCGCGACGCCGTCCAGACCTGCTGACACCTAGCCCTTGAGAATCTCTAGGATCTCCATCACCTCTGCTTGGCACCGCTAATGGCACACCCAACCCTAGGAGGCTGACCTCACCGGGGAGCGACTGAGAAGGGGAGCAAGGTGGCAGAGGCATCATCATGGATGTAGACCCAATTCCTATGCCAGCCGGAGTTCAAACTCCTCAATGGCAAGTATGGGTAGGAATAAGACACCCTAGAGTGCATCTGAATGTTCATCATGCCCACAGGGCCAATGCTCTGCCGGTAGACCCCAACACCTACTGGCTCTTGACTTCGAAGAGCCACTAGAACGGGTCTTTATTAGGTtctatcccaaggaaggcctcacagatgaCCATGAACCCCACTAGCTATAGCATGCCATTAGTGTGGAAGGTGATGCATCTGGACACCATGCTCCAAAAGGAACCCAGGAGGAAATCGGAAGCCGGGATCCCAAACCCGCGCTCGTGGAAGTCAGGGAAAGACACCATTTCCCTTGGTCATGGGTTGGGGAACACCTCGCTGATGGACCaaggtcctaggggttccccatgAGGGTACTACTTAGATGGGCCCTGGGATGGCCGATGATCTGTTGAAGGACGCGAGACAAGGTGGCATGGACTTTAAGCTATTCCAGATCGACTTAGTCGGCTTACTACAAAAGCTAGATTCTGTAATAGGACTAGGACTATTCTCTTGTAACTGACTACCCttaccctctcccctatataaaTAGAGATATGGTGCATCCCcttgtaaccctaacaatcatacaatcaattcaacgcaaaaggctacacgccgactggacgtaaaggctattactcaaCAAGatggcccaaaccagtataaatcattcatCTCTTTACGTTTAACATTGAGTTCTACATACGTCGAAGCCCTCTGAACACCATCCCAGGTACCCTCATGATTGGTTGCtagtcatcaaacaccgataGCTAGCGctctaggtaggggctttcggtgacttcgcGATTGAGAGCTCGGcgaacctcgacaacatgattttctcGGTGGGTGTCACTTTCATCTTTGGCTCCTAGATCTGCAAGGCtgatgacaatggcaagctccaaagttgtCTCATGGAGATCCTAGTGCCTCAAGCCTTACTAGACGTCTCGATGACCACACTAGATCAACTCGCCAAGATGTTTCGTACCTCTCAATTTCTGATTCAACTCGAGCTCAGAAGGTCACCATCAACCACAACTCCTGCTCGGACACGTTACCTTTGTCCAGGCTAGAGATCCCATCTGAAGTGCAACACTAAGACCTAGTTCGTTTTCCACTTGCACTCAAGAATTTAGCCTCAATCTATCAAGATATGATCAGCTACCTCGTGCAGTCGAAGGAAGAGATCCCTCTTACGGGTGCCCAAAGAGGTTTGGTTTTATCCATAACACCCGAAGGAGGCATTATCCATTGGCTAGGTGCACGACCCAACACTT
Coding sequences within:
- the LOC136452661 gene encoding peroxidase 19-like, which encodes MDSSRGIRFLVHRRVLLLLVASSLVGTSRGREAQPLPVAAAAAATVLGSRRAPERHGLALDFYAKTCPAVDQIVANVTAARYRDFPAAGPAVLRLFHHDCFVEGCDASILIAPTASDAAGAAPRVERDMEENRNLPQEAFDTVELAKAAAESKCPGIVSCADVLALAARDYVQLAGGPYYAVKKGRKDSKVSLAGKVRGSLPRANSTVDELLRVFAGKGLGAADLVALSGAHTVGFAHCVYVLGRIYDFRGTRRPDPLMDARLVKALRMSCPSSGGSARVVVPFDVSTPFQFDHAYYGNLQARLGLLGSDQALFLDARTRPLVQDLAANKTRFFQAFVASMDRMGSIRIKKGRKGEVRKVCSQHLFSA